The DNA sequence AGCGGTCGATAGTCTCCGATACTCCCGGCACCACCAGGGATTCGATCGACACCGTCTTCGAGCACGGGGGGAGGACCCACCTCTTTATAGATACCGCGGGCATAAGGAAGAAGAACCGCATAAGCAGGAAGCTGGAGGCCTACTGCGCCATGGAGGCCATAAGGAGCATCGACAGGTGCGACGTGGTTCTCCTGGTGATAGACGGCCGGGAGGGGGTGAAGTCCCAGGACGAGAGCATAGCCGGGCTTATAGAGAAGAGCGGCAAGGCCTGCGTTATCGTCATAAACAAGTGGGACGTGGTGGAGAAGGACACCGGTACGACCGGGAAGTTCATCGAGGAAATACGCCGCACCATTCCGTTCCTCTCGTTTGCGCCGGTGCTTTTCGTCTCCGCGCTGAGCGGGCAGAGGACCGGTAAGGTGTTCGAGACGGTCGAGCGCGTGAATGAACGGGGCGGGCGCGAGTTCCCCACCTCCATGGTCAACAAGCTCCTGAAGGAGATAACGGCCCGGCACAGCCACCCGCTTCACGGGAACAGGTCGGTAAAGTTCTACTACACGACCCAGACCGGCATCCGCCCCCAAGCCTTTACCGTATTCGCGAACCACCCGAGGGCGGTACTCGAGAGCTACAGGAGGTACCTTGTAAACAGCTTGAGGGAGTCGCTTGAACTCGGCGAGGTCCCCCTGCGTGTCTTTTTCAGGAAGAGGCACTAAGCACCCCTATGGAACCCCTTCTACGTATAGTCCGCGGCGCGGTAGCGAGGTTCGGTGAGGCGGACTGCTTTACCCGGGCCGCGGCCATATCGTTCTTCGCCTTCTTCTCGCTCATCCCGCTCCTCTTTATCGTCACGGCACTCCTGGGCTCCGTCCTCGGGAAAGAGTCCGAGCTTCTCGAAAGCGTCGTGGCGGCGGCGAGGGAGAGGCTCCCGTATCTGGGCGAGGGGGTCGTA is a window from the Thermodesulfobacteriota bacterium genome containing:
- the der gene encoding ribosome biogenesis GTPase Der yields the protein MKPIVAIVGRPNVGKSVLFNKLIGRRKAITKDEPGVTRDLNYADCEERGRLFTLVDTGGFEPEATEGIQRQVREQARLAVEEADAIVFVMDGRSGPMPGDREIVDMLRRSGKPVVYGVNKLDTAAAGDIVSDFYTLGMDEALPLSAEHGLGISELLDEVLARLPEAEPVEVGEEGIKVAIVGRPNAGKSSLLNRLIGRERSIVSDTPGTTRDSIDTVFEHGGRTHLFIDTAGIRKKNRISRKLEAYCAMEAIRSIDRCDVVLLVIDGREGVKSQDESIAGLIEKSGKACVIVINKWDVVEKDTGTTGKFIEEIRRTIPFLSFAPVLFVSALSGQRTGKVFETVERVNERGGREFPTSMVNKLLKEITARHSHPLHGNRSVKFYYTTQTGIRPQAFTVFANHPRAVLESYRRYLVNSLRESLELGEVPLRVFFRKRH